Part of the Clostridium taeniosporum genome is shown below.
GGCTATTTGGATTAGTAAGGGAGGCATTTTAAATTTAAATACATCTCATGTTAAGGTTAAACTCTCTAACACATTATTCATTAACTTTATCTAGTGGATTTAAATACATCTCATATTAAGGTTAAACCATAGTAAAATAGCCATTCTCTAAAATCAATAATACCATTAAGGCATTGAAACTTCAAGGTTTCAAAGAAATTTTCCCAACCATTTATGAAATTCTTATAAAAATTAAAAAATATCGCCTTAGCCCTGTAATTTCAATGGATTAAGAAGCTTTATATAAATTTGTGGCTGGTAAAATATTTAGTATTTTAGTAAGTTCTTTATCAAAACAAGTATCCAAAATTAAAAGAAGTTATCTTCTTTATTAACACATGAATATAAGAAGATAAAAAGATATCATCTTTCATTTCTTGAAATATATCATGATTTTTATAATAATATTCACTTCTTGAATTACAAAATTTAATAAAGTAATTTCACAATAGTTATATTATTTGTAACCTTTTTTGTAACAAATTTTATATCTTTTATGGTTACTATTTTAGTTACTTTTAACGTATCATTAATTATTACATTATTTGTTATACTTTTATTATCATATTGTTTAACAAATCTATTTAATTTATTTAAACTTCCTTTACAACTATAATTTCTAAGCTTAATACTTCTTATGTTAAAAGCACACATAAACTTATAAATTTTTCTGGTGTAAATTTTCTATATTTTTTTCTAAAACTTAGTTTTTATAGCTAATTTTTTAACAGTTATAAGTTCTACATATATTAAATTATCAATTAATCTTTTTATTATTTTGTTCATTTTTTAATAACTTCTCTTCTTTTGCTTAATAATAATTTTAGAATCATAATTAATAATCACCACATTGATTATAATTGATAAATCACCTTTTCTAAAAATACTATGATAATACATTGACAATGGAAAATGACTATGTTACTTTATATATAACGTTCAAATAATGAACAGTGGCAATTTTATAAAAATAGAATTTAGCGAATAAAAAAAAGAATTATTAAATAAAAAATGAGGAGAGTGGATGGATTTGACTAAAAAAGGAAATACAATAGGATTATTTTCTGGTTTAACATGGGGGTTATATACCATAATACTATATACAGTATTAAATTTATATGCTAATGCAAAGGGAGATCTTTTAAGTTTAAAGGGAATAATGTTAATTCTAATTACTACTGTCTTAATTTCATTGGTAGACTTATTTTTTAATATTGTATTTGAGCTAATTTTACTAAGTAAAAAGAATTTAATTAATGAATTTAAAAGTGTATTATTCTCAAAAAAAGGATTTGGAGTAATTCCAGCAGCTATATTAGCAGGACCATTTGGGTTAATACCTTATGCAATTGCTAGTACCATATCAGCCCCAGTTGCAGGAGCATTTTCAGCTTTATATCCTGTAGTTGGTGCAGTAACATCATTTTTAGTTTTTAAAGAGAAATTACCAAAATTAAAGATAATTGGTGGTATAATGGCCGTTTTAGGGGTTATGGCAACTTATCAATTGCAAACAGTTAGTTTAATTGTATACATAATAGCACTAATACCTGCTTTTGGTTGGGGATTAGAAGCTATATTTGGTTATAAATTAATTAAAGATGATATAAATCCAATTGTAACAATTACTATAAGACATATTTATTCAATTGTTATATTAGGAATATGTTTGTTAGTATTTTTACTTATAAGTGGAGAATATTCATATATAGTTGAATTTTATAGTGGAATTCAATATTCAGATATGTTTGCATATATTAATAAATCACTTATATTACCTACATTTATAATAGGTTCATTTATAGGCGGTGCTTCATATATTCTGTGGTATGTTTCAATGAAATATATAAGTGTAGCTCCAGCAATGATTTTAAATATTACTTATGTACTTTGGATACCTATTATATTAATGTTACCTCCTTTTTCACAAACTATTTCACCTAATGTATTATTAGGATGTACTATAATATTCTTTGGCACAAGTTTAGTTATTATAGGTGACACCATTAAAGCTAAAAGCAGGAAAAAAGTTAATTAATTTTTAGCAATCTAGGTAATACTTTAAAATAGAAACATCCTTATAGCTACAAAACTGAGTTACAGCTATAAGGGTGTTTTATTGTATATCTTATACTAATGTTAAATTATAGAATGATTAAAAGTAGAATTATCATATGATTAATTTAAGTACATCCAATATTAATGTTAAATCATATCTTGATAGGGTTCTTTCCAACCTATTTGATTTAAATATATCCCATGTTAAGATTAATAAACATTTATGAAATAAAGTTCCTACTCAAATAATAAAGACTCTATATAATAAAATATATAAATTTCATCATAAGATATATTCTTATAAATATATGTAATATTTTTAATTTAATGATTTATATTTCTTAATATGTTATAATTTGTAATAATATGAATTATAACTGAACAGTAAAAGGAGTAAATATGTTTAAAAAAAATAATTTTCCATTCTTGGCCATTATATCTATTATTATTATTATCTTTTCAATATTAAATAAGAGTTTTTTAATTTCAGCACTTTACATATTATCCATATTAATAGCATCGTATATAATTAAAGATAAAAGCATTTATAATTTGCTTTATGCTACTTTGTTAGTCTCTTTATTTTTCGATTATTCACTCCATATTCCACATATTGAAAAAATGTATGTATTTCACATAGTATTATTACTATTCACTATACTTTCTTTATATAAATTATTTAAAAATAAAAGTATTTTTCTAAAATTAGATAGGAAAATTTTAATGATTTATTTAATTTGGTTTATTTATATATGTATTAGTATTACATGGGCATTAAACAAACAATTACTTTATTATTATTTTTATTTTCATTAATTGTTATTATTGGTTCAATTGAAGTTCTCTTAGGGCAACAATTACCTATAACCCATTATTATTATGATGGTGTAAATGTAGTTGATATTAATGTGATAAAAGCTAGACCAATAGTATTTTCTTTTAATACTAACAACTTAGCAGCTACAATTGCTATGCTTTCACCATTATTTTTTTATTCCATTTATAAATTTGATAATATACTGTTAAAAATCTATTTTTTCTTTGTTTCTTGTATAAGTTTTTCACTAATAGTAATTACTACTTCAAGAACAGGTATTATAGGTATAGAATTATCATTTGTAATATATTTAATTTATTGTATATATAGGGTTAAAAAGACAGGATTAAAAGGCTTGCTATTTCCAATGCTATTGATAATTAGTCTTACATTCTTAAGATTCAACAGCATAAATTTTATGAATATACATTCTGTCAATAATTCTACCCAAAGTGAAGCAAATAATTTACTTTCAAGCAAAATGAATGCATTAACTGAGGAAAAATTGGAAGTAGGCAGTTCAGGATCTTTAAATGTTAGATTCACTATTATAAGTGATGTTGTAAATGGAGTTTTAATTAAAGAAAAGCATTTATTAGGTTATGGAGTAGGTAATGTTGAAGAATATCTAAAAAATCAAGACAATACACATAAGGTTTTTAGTCCTCATTGTTATTCAATAGAGATACTTGGAGATTTTGGAGTTCCTGGAGTTATATTATATGGTATTTATTACTTATATTTACTTATATCAAATATAGTTATTGGTATAAAAGAAACAAATATTCCTTGTATTGCTTCAGCCACAGGATTAATTGCATTTTCTATGGTAAGTTTTGGTCCAAGCTCAATAACATATGTATTTTCATATTGGCTATTAATGGCTATAGCCATATCATGTATTCAAGTATATAAATATGACAATTCAATATTAAATACAAAAATAAAGTAACAGAAATATTTCTGCTACTTTATTTTTATATTCCCATTCTTAAAAGTCTAATAATATTATTAGCTGTTACATTTATCTTAGTTTTTACTGTTACTTTTTATTGTGGAGTTAGCTTTTTAATTTCATAACAATCTCTAAACTATGAAGTGTTAATTTTATCCCTTCTTATTCCTAGAGAGCTTTTGATGAGGAACAAACCAATTTTTAAATACATCTCATGTTAAGGTTAAACAGTGTCTATGAACTTTATTATACAACTAATACATCTCATGTTAAGGTTAAACGTATCTTCTACGCTAGAACCTAATACAGCTCATGTTAAGGTTAAACCATAGTAAAATAGCCATTCTTTAAAATTAATAATACCATTAAGGCATTGAAACTTCAAGGTTTCAGAGAAACTTTTCCAGCCGTTTGTAAAATTCTTATAAAAATTTAAAAAGATTGCTTTACCCCTGTAATTTCAATAGATTAAGAAGTTTTATATAAATTTATGACTGGTAAAATAAAATATTTAATATTTTATTTTACCTATACACTTTTTTTTAATTGCGTAAAAAAACCTAAGATAACTAAATCCTAAGTGTTTCTAAAAATATTAACTAATTTAAATATTCTAATATTGTCTTAGCCCATTCTTGCATAATGTTATTTTTCCAAATTAATTTTCCTGACTTAATATTTATAAGTTCTATAAATTCATGTGTATTATCATAGATATTTACTTCATCACATATTTTAATAGCTTCTTCTAAATTTATTAATGAGTTACTATATCTTTTTTCAATTACATCATCTGGTATTCCATGACCACCTTTAGATACTCTAATTTTAACTCTCTCTTTAGCTATTTCTGAATTTTTAACTCCTATGTAATTCATAACAACATAAAAACCTTTTTCTTTAGCTTTACTTATATTAGTAAGTATGCTTTTACCAGACAAAGTTGTTTCTTGATGAAATGATATCTCATTGTTTATATAATAATTAATCATCTTAACTGCTTCTCTTGCCACTTTTATTTGAAGATTATTATCTTGCCATGAACCAATTCTTGCAACCATTTCATCAGTATTAATTCTCTTTCCTATATAATCCTCATTAAAAAATACAGATTTGTATATAGATGTTTTTCCAGAACCATTTACTCCTGCAAATAATGTATATCGCTTCATTATATCTACATTTCATTTATAACTCTTCTTTGTTCTCTTTGAAGAACTAAATTGGCCATACTCATATAAAAATCTTGTTCTTCCTTAGTTTTAGCTTGATTAAATAATTCTTTAAGTTCTGAATATGAATATTTTAAAAATTGATTATATAAATTTATATTTTCTTTATTTGATTCCATAAAAATTCACCTCATATAATAATTCATTATTAGTTAGCATATCCTTTTCTTCTAACTACATCTTCAACAAAGTTTATACTTTTTTCTAAACTTTCAATATGCAAAGCCTTCTATTACAAAAATATTTAAATACATCCCATGTTAAGGTTAAACTAGTGATGGGGTAATACTCTCTATGCATCAAATAGGATTTAAATACATCCCATGTTAAGGTTAAACAAGAGACAGCTAAGACAATAAGAAGTACATTAATATAATTTAAATACATCCCATGTTAAGGTTAAACAAGAATTAAAAAAACAAATTGAAACATTACAAAAATTTAAATACATCCCATGTTAAGGTTAAACATATCAGTAACGGATAAATAAAATTTTCTCATAGTTATTTAAATACATCCCATGT
Proteins encoded:
- a CDS encoding O-antigen ligase family protein — protein: MGIKQTITLLLFLFSLIVIIGSIEVLLGQQLPITHYYYDGVNVVDINVIKARPIVFSFNTNNLAATIAMLSPLFFYSIYKFDNILLKIYFFFVSCISFSLIVITTSRTGIIGIELSFVIYLIYCIYRVKKTGLKGLLFPMLLIISLTFLRFNSINFMNIHSVNNSTQSEANNLLSSKMNALTEEKLEVGSSGSLNVRFTIISDVVNGVLIKEKHLLGYGVGNVEEYLKNQDNTHKVFSPHCYSIEILGDFGVPGVILYGIYYLYLLISNIVIGIKETNIPCIASATGLIAFSMVSFGPSSITYVFSYWLLMAIAISCIQVYKYDNSILNTKIK
- a CDS encoding zeta toxin family protein; protein product: MKRYTLFAGVNGSGKTSIYKSVFFNEDYIGKRINTDEMVARIGSWQDNNLQIKVAREAVKMINYYINNEISFHQETTLSGKSILTNISKAKEKGFYVVMNYIGVKNSEIAKERVKIRVSKGGHGIPDDVIEKRYSNSLINLEEAIKICDEVNIYDNTHEFIELINIKSGKLIWKNNIMQEWAKTILEYLN